A genomic window from Triticum urartu cultivar G1812 chromosome 7, Tu2.1, whole genome shotgun sequence includes:
- the LOC125522405 gene encoding uncharacterized protein PB18E9.04c-like codes for MLPGRFLGQKKARSPTGAPTTPRTPTPAATTRPSTMVAPRVPSTTSPRVTTPVASRSSARVASSTASRTSAMAVPTTHSRISATSAQPATSRTSTTANPHATSRTSTTANQSATSRTLTTANPYATSRTSTTTNLSATSRTSTTANSSMASRTSAASVTVAPSATSRMSTRAAQSAATSRASTGATVASNRSTTLQPGAPTSRTARTTAPPLSATTSRSRATPTRPPVSSMRR; via the coding sequence ATGTTGCCAGGAAGGTTTCTCGGTCAGAAGAAGGCGAGGTCACCGACTGGTGCGCCCACAACCCCAAGAACACCAACGCCGGCGGCTACCACAAGACCGTCAACAATGGTGGCTCCGCGCGTGCCCTCAACAACGTCACCAAGGGTGACTACACCTGTGGcctcaagatcgtcagcaagagtgGCTTCCTCCACCGCATCAAGAACGTCAGCAATGGCAGTTCCGACCACACACTCAAGAATATCAGCAACGTCGGCTCAACCCGCTACCTCAAGAACTTCAACAACGGCTAATCCACATGCGACCTCAAGAACGTCAACAACGGCAAATCAGTCCGCGACCTCAAGAACTTTAACAACTGCAAATCCGTATGCAACCTCAAGAACGTCAACAACGACAAATCTGTCCGCAACCTCAAGAACGTCAACAACGGCAAATTCGTCCATGGCCTCAAGAACGTCAGCGGCATCAGTGACGGTGGCTCCTTCTGCAACCTCAAGAATGTCAACAAGAGCCGCTCAGTCTGCTGCGACCTCAAGAGCGTCAACAGGAGCAACGGTGGCTTCAAACCGGTCGACGACACTGCAGCCAGGTGCGCCGACCTCAAGAACGGCTAGGACGACAGCCCCACCCTTGTCTGCGACAACAAGTCGTAGTCGTGCCACTCCCACACGTCCACCAGTTTCCAGCATGCGTCGATGA